One region of Oryza sativa Japonica Group chromosome 10, ASM3414082v1 genomic DNA includes:
- the LOC4348215 gene encoding ribosomal RNA small subunit methyltransferase translates to MAGGKIQKKRHGGGAGGGGGGGGGGARLQGGIPFEKSKGQHILRNPALVDSIVEKAGLKPTDTVLEIGPGTGNLTKRLLQAGVKAVVAVELDPRMVLELNRRFQGDPLASRLKVIQGDVLKCDLPYFDICVANIPYQISSPLTFKLLSHRPIFRCAVIMFQREFAMRLVAQPGDSLYCRLSVNVQLLSRVSHLLKVGRNNFRPPPKVDSSVVRIEPRKPLPPVSFKEWDGLVRLCFNRKNKTLGAIFKQKRVLELLEKNYKTMQSLQLTSDAEKGEEKMSPDDVALLSSMVDDMNMESSYENDDDDEMEMDDADMVVESRACFKEKIMGILQQGDFAEKRASKLSQVDFLYLLSLFNKAGIHFS, encoded by the exons ATGGCGGGCGGGAAGATCCAGAAGAAGCGGCACGGCGgaggagcaggcggcggcggcggcggcgggggcgggggcgcgcGGCTGCAGGGAGGGATCCCGTTCGAGAAGTCCAAGGGGCAGCACATCCTGCGGAACCCGGCGCTGGTGGACTCCATCGTCGAGAAGGCCGGCCTCAAGCCCACCGACACCGTCCTCGAGATCGGCCCCGGCACGGGTAACCTCACCAAGCGCCTCCTCCAGGCCGGCGTCaaggccgtcgtcgccgtcgagctcgaccCCCGCATGGTTCTTGAGCTCAACCGCCGCTTCCAGGGCGACCCTCTCGCCTCACGCCTCAAG GTTATCCAAGGAGATGTCCTTAAATGTGATCTTCCATACTTTGATATCTGTGTGGCAAACATCCCATATCAAATTTCATCTCCCCTCACATTCAAGCTTCTGTCACACCGCCCAATCTTTAGGTGTGCGGTGATTATGTTTCAACGTGAATTTGCCATGAGACTTGTAGCACAGCCTGGAGATAGTCTCTACTGCCGTCTCTCTGTGAATGTGCAGCTCTTGTCACGTGTGTCACATCTCCTGAAGGTTGGACGGAACAACTTCAGGCCTCCACCCAAGGTTGATTCATCGGTTGTTCGTATCGAGCCCAGAAAGCCCCTACCTCCTGTCAGCTTCAAAGAGTGGGATGGACTTGTGAGGCTTTGTTTCAACCGGAAGAACAAGACATTGGGTGCCATCTTTAAGCAGAAGCGTGTCCTTGAATTGTTAGAGAAGAACTACAAGACAATGCAGTCTCTACAGCTCACCTCAGATGCAGAAAAAGGTGAGGAGAAGATGTCACCAGATGATGTTGCATTGCTATCAAGTATGGTCGATGACATGAACATGGAAAGCAGCTACgagaatgatgatgatgatgagatggAAATGGATGATGCCGATATGGTAGTAGAGAGCCGTGCATGTTTCAAAGAAAAGATTATGGGGATATTACAGCAAGGAGATTTTGCAGAGAAGAGAGCATCGAAGCTCAGCCAGGTTGACTTCTTGTACCTCCTGTCGCTCTTCAACAAAGCTGGTATACATTTTTCCTGA
- the LOC136353624 gene encoding uncharacterized protein yields MDATAELDDRLLAVILLRLPSAAALARAATVCRRWRRVASSPTFLRLFRRLHRHAPPLLGFFVCNNGFAVSRKVGGELVGEVVDPAFLPTFHPVPREFEGAISRCGHFSLASLPDVDRWALADTRDGLLLLCSTFNDRMSIPRNFVVANPVSGRSVLVRDARFYQLDAESAYLGAALRIDDDNDGGAGGVLCFEIIVVTYFMPGPRLCVFSSRSGAWTVHPYSDAGTAIMPMLGAFSDDMHTNGSVYWLINDDDDDDDDNPYLLALDARTKQFSNIKLPRAMWTRYRGNMCVMRSDDGELRVVAFAAAALDFWHLDKSRSSRGR; encoded by the coding sequence ATGGACGCCACGGCGGAGCTCGAcgaccgcctcctcgccgtgatccttctccgcctcccctccgcggccgccctcgcgcgcgccgccaccgtctgCCGCCGCTGGCGCCGTGTCGCGTCGTCCCCGACCTTCCTCCGCTTGTTCCGCCGGCTCCATCGCCACGCGCCCCCGCTCCTCGGCTTCTTCGTCTGCAACAACGGCTTCGCCGTCTCGAGGAAGGTCGgtggcgagctcgtcggcgaggtGGTCGACCCCGCCTTCCTCCCGACCTTCCACCCCGTGCCGAGGGAATTCGAAGGCGCCATCAGCCGCTGCGGCCACTTctccctcgcctccctccccgACGTCGACCGCTGGGCGCTCGCCGACACCcgcgacggcctcctcctcctctgctccaCCTTCAACGACCGCATGAGCATCCCGCGCAACTTCGTCGTCGCCAACCCCGTGTCCGGCCGCTCCGTCCTCGTGCGCGACGCCCGCTTCTACCAGCTCGACGCGGAGAGCGCGTACCTCGGCGCCGCGCTGCGcatcgacgacgacaacgacggcggtgccggcggcgtCCTCTGCTTCGAGATCATCGTCGTCACCTACTTCATGCCTGGGCCGCGCCTCTGCGTCTTCTCGTCGCGCTCCGGCGCGTGGACCGTGCACCCCTACTCCGACGCCGGCACCGCCATCATGCCCATGCTCGGCGCATTCAGCGACGACATGCACACCAACGGGAGCGTCTACTGGCTgatcaacgacgacgacgacgacgacgacgacaacccaTACCTCCTGGCGCTCGACGCCCGCACCAAGCAGTTCTCCAACATCAAACTGCCGCGCGCCATGTGGACGCGCTACCGCGGGAACATGTGCGTCATGAGatccgacgacggcgagctccgCGTCGTggcgttcgcggcggcggcgctcgactTCTGGCATCTTGACAAGAGCAGGAGCAGTAGAGGCCGGTAG
- the LOC112936700 gene encoding uncharacterized protein, whose protein sequence is MGGKRKARAPPAADATAAALDYRLLAHILLRLPSPAALARAATVCRRWRRVASSPTFLRLFRQLHHPPPLLGFFVCNNGFAVSRSIADSELVGEVVDPTFLPRLTPRGFLGAVNRCIDFSLDSLPYDEHWALADTHDGLLLLCTKFADRMDIPDNFAICDPVSGRSVLLHVAPVTNSAYLGAALRTDDSDGGGVVCSFEFEIILVTCYNMWEPRLYVFSSRSGQWTVHAYIPMLPMLSAFSGDMHANGSVYWLIDDGGDGGAYLLALDARTKQFSIIKLLSSMRTRYDGNMRVIRSDDGELRVVAFAAAAARLEFWHLDKSRSSRGRWVRESRVELAHVDGVMELCVDADDDVARIMDAGEGFVFLKHYGSEWVFALDVQAMVLFRLPHRRYYFGPALPYRLVLKPPLPASCGLIN, encoded by the coding sequence ATGGGCGGGAAGAGGAAAGCGCGGGCGCCTCCCGCCGCggacgccacggcggcggcgctggactACCGCCTCCTCGCCCACATCCTGCTCCGCCTCCCGTCCCCGGCCGCCCTCGCGCGCGCCGCGACCGTCTGCCGCCGCTGGCGCCGTGTCGCGTCGTCGCCGACATTCCTCCGCCTCTTCCGCCAGCTCCACCACCCGCCCCCTCTCCTCGGCTTCTTCGTCTGCAACAATGGGTTCGCCGTCTCGAGGTCGATTGCCGAcagcgagctcgtcggcgaggtGGTCGACCCAACCTTCCTCCCGAGGCTCACGCCGAGGGGATTCCTCGGCGCCGTTAACCGCTGCATCGACTTCTCCCTCGACTCCCTCCCTTACGACGAGCACTGGGCGCTTGCGGACACCCAcgatggcctcctcctcctctgcaccAAGTTCGCCGACCGCATGGACATCCCGGACAACTTCGCCATCTGCGACCCCGTGTCCGGCCGCTCTGTCCTCTTGCACGTCGCCCCGGTCACCAACAGCGCGTATCTCGGCGCCGCTCTGCGCAccgacgacagcgacggcggcggcgtcgtctgcAGCTTCGAGTTCGAGATCATCCTCGTGACCTGCTACAACATGTGGGAGCCGCGTCTGTACGTCTTCTCGTCGCGCTCCGGCCAGTGGACCGTGCACGCCTACATCCCCATGTTGCCAATGCTCAGCGCCTTCAGCGGCGACATGCACGCCAACGGGAGCGTCTACTGGCtgatcgacgacggcggcgacggcggcgcgtacCTCCTGGCGCTCGACGCCCGCACCAAACAGTTCTCCATCATCAAACTGCTAAGCAGCATGCGGACGCGCTACGACGGGAACATGCGCGTCATCAGGTCTGACGACGGCGAGCTCCGCGTCGTGGCGTTCGCGGCCGCAGCGGCGCGGCTCGAATTCTGGCACCTCGACAAGAGCAGGAGCAGCAGGGGGCGGTGGGTGCGGGAGTCGCGGGTGGAGCTGGCGCACGTCGACGGTGTGATGGAGCTCTGTGTGGACGCCGATGACGACGTCGCGAGGATcatggacgccggcgagggcTTCGTCTTCCTCAAACACTATGGCTCTGAATGGGTGTTTGCTCTCGACGTTCAGGCCATGGTGTTGTTCAGGCTGCCTCACAGGAGGTACTACTTTGGGCCGGCTCTTCCCTACAGGCTGGTGCTGAAGCCGCCATTGCCGGCCTCTTGCGGGTTGATCAACTAG
- the LOC136353634 gene encoding uncharacterized protein — MPPRRRGAPRGAAAARLAPYHKGWLSRRRRRGRTNRRARNDDRDGNGGAFSDVPDSVLANVFTRFPDAADLVRCAATCRRWSRVITDAAVLLCRSLPLPQPVLPRLALGFFYQEAAAGKRKRSAAAGQTCRFVPTAAGARLLGPSLSPFVEDGEYSRPVTSRNGRVVLELRREGHADGLKLCVWNPMTGDVATLPPLHGDDKPGAYACALLTADDLDDPPPSSPTFFRVVVVYNRRTYTALRSYSSDTGRWSAEARRSSGPKMSSYTLHNLRQSVVHGGVAYWPLAHTAFAVRADTPEPEEMPMPPAVPKAPPHDHLLGISPDGKLSFIVTSRYFDGSAGVSSCYHLAFGSNGGCTREQVSVCTWRVRLHELRVHRSDAMNLRWFCERSGLLFFTIDAKGSSTPGAYVLNIATKELEKVADDIDCRSWTNFVGYEMDQASYYLSSVAC, encoded by the coding sequence ATGCCGCCGCGACGCCGAGGCGCACcacgcggcgcggccgccgcccgtcTCGCGCCGTACCACAAAGGCTGGCTgtcgcgacggcgacggcgaggccggacGAACAGACGCGCCAGGAACGACGACAGagacggcaacggcggcgcgttCTCGGACGTTCCGGACAGCGTGCTCGCCAACGTCTTCACCCGCTTCCCTGACGCCGCCGACCTAGTCCGCTGCGCCGCCACGTGCCGGCGGTGGAGCCGTGTCATAACCGACGCGGCCGTCCTCCTCTGCCgttcgctgccgctgccgcagccGGTTTTACCACGCTTGGCCCTCGGCTTCTTCTACCaggaggcggccgccggcaaGCGGAAGCGCTCCGCGGCGGCAGGGCAGACTTGCCGCTTTGTCCCGACGGCTGCCGGCGCTCGTCTCCTCGGCCCATCCTTGAGCCCGTTCGTGGAGGACGGCGAGTACTCCCGCCCGGTCACGTCCCGCAACGGCCGCGTCGTCCTCGAGCTCCGGCGCGAGGGGCACGCCGACGGGCTCAAGCTCTGTGTCTGGAACCCCATGACGGGGGACGTCGCCACGCTCCCGCCTCTCCATGGCGACGACAAGCCGGGAGCGTACGCGTGCGCCTTGCTCACCGCCGACGACCTCGAcgacccgccgccgtcgtcgccaaccttcttccgcgtcgtcgtcgtctacaACCGGCGAACGTACACCGCGCTCCGCTCCTACTCGTCGGACACCGGCCGCTGGAGCGCGGAGGCTAGACGATCATCAGGTCCCAAGATGAGCAGCTACACGCTCCACAACCTCAGGCAGAGCGTCGTCCATGGCGGCGTGGCCTACTGGCCCCTGGCGCACACGGCATTCGCCGTGCGCGCCGACACGCCGGAGCCCGAAGAGATGCCGATGCCGCCGGCCGTTCCAAAGGCGCCGCCGCACGACCATCTGCTCGGCATCAGCCCGGACGGCAAGCTGAGCTTCATCGTCACCTCAAGGTATTTCGACGGCTCCGCCGGAGTGTCAAGCTGCTACCACCTTGCTTTCGGCAGCAATGGCGGTTGTACGCGCGAACAGGTGAGCGTCTGTACATGGCGCGTCAGGTTGCATGAGTTGAGAGTGCATCGCTCTGACGCCATGAACCTGAGGTGGTTTTGCGAGAGGAGTGGCTTGCTCTTCTTCACAATCGACGCCAAAGGGAGCAGCACTCCTGGTGCTTATGTGCTCAACATTGCAACCAAGGAGCTTGAGAAGGTGGCTGATGACATCGACTGTAGGTCATGGACGAACTTCGTTGGATATGAGATGGATCAGGCATCTTATTACCTATCTTCCGTAGCTTGCTAG